In Sphingomonas sp. G-3-2-10, a single window of DNA contains:
- a CDS encoding LysR family substrate-binding domain-containing protein, with amino-acid sequence MHSVPAGSGMIEPAEGDIGRHTIALGCFASICRDRLADELLAFSRICPSVDIGVHEMPRGALLPALRMGSLSLAVLPGKDEPGVRSAEVWQDRVMVAMPADHPLAGRESIRPAELRDEAFLVSRQQFGSDMHRFLARLILPLGPALNATIIDLGLPRILGRVAECGGIALICQSHVEHVGADIVARPIDAPGAVFPVRAYWKDAEPEWPLSALIDSLKAA; translated from the coding sequence ATGCATAGCGTACCTGCCGGTTCCGGCATGATCGAGCCCGCCGAAGGGGACATCGGCCGCCACACGATCGCCCTGGGCTGTTTCGCGTCGATCTGCCGCGACCGGCTGGCGGACGAGTTGCTCGCCTTCTCCCGCATCTGCCCCAGCGTCGACATCGGCGTTCACGAAATGCCGCGCGGCGCGCTGTTGCCAGCGTTGCGCATGGGCAGCCTGTCGCTGGCGGTGCTGCCGGGCAAGGACGAGCCTGGAGTGCGATCTGCCGAAGTCTGGCAGGACCGGGTGATGGTCGCGATGCCCGCCGATCACCCGCTGGCCGGGCGGGAGTCTATCCGCCCCGCCGAGCTTCGCGACGAAGCCTTCCTCGTCTCGCGTCAGCAATTCGGCAGCGACATGCACCGGTTCCTCGCGCGGCTGATCCTGCCGCTGGGGCCGGCGCTCAACGCCACGATCATCGATCTGGGCCTGCCGCGCATCCTTGGCCGCGTCGCCGAATGCGGGGGGATCGCGCTGATTTGTCAGAGCCATGTCGAGCATGTCGGCGCGGACATCGTCGCCCGCCCGATCGATGCGCCGGGGGCGGTGTTCCCCGTGCGCGCCTATTGGAAAGATGCCGAACCCGAATGGCCGCTGTCCGCACTGATCGACAGCCTCAAGGCGGCGTGA
- a CDS encoding acyl-CoA thioesterase yields MTVTKAAGSVRLIDMIFPGDTNHHGTLFGGVALAHMDKVAFLAASRHGRAPFVTASSERIDFAAPARLGELIEATGTVVRVGTSSLDVEIDLVAEALVSGERRLCTRGRFTLVAVKGPDTRLPLPPLDAALADPGDGALRMMDMVFPPQTNHYGTLFGGDALRMLGKAAFIAATRHARAVMVMAASDRVDFTSPIHEGEMTELAARVKMTGRSSVLVQVDLLAENLLTGERRQAATAAFTMVAVDEHGRPKPVTPP; encoded by the coding sequence ATGACGGTGACGAAGGCCGCAGGATCCGTCCGGCTGATCGACATGATCTTTCCGGGCGACACCAATCATCACGGCACGCTGTTCGGCGGCGTGGCGCTCGCGCATATGGACAAGGTGGCGTTCCTCGCCGCCTCGCGCCACGGCCGGGCGCCCTTCGTCACCGCATCCTCCGAACGGATCGACTTCGCCGCGCCCGCACGGCTCGGCGAACTGATCGAAGCGACCGGCACGGTTGTCCGCGTCGGCACCAGCTCGCTCGATGTCGAAATCGATCTGGTCGCCGAAGCGCTGGTCAGCGGCGAGCGGCGGCTATGCACGCGCGGACGCTTCACGCTGGTAGCGGTGAAGGGACCGGACACCCGCCTGCCCCTGCCCCCGCTCGATGCCGCGCTGGCCGATCCCGGCGATGGCGCGCTGCGGATGATGGACATGGTCTTCCCGCCCCAGACCAACCATTACGGCACGCTGTTCGGCGGCGACGCGCTGCGGATGCTGGGCAAGGCCGCTTTCATCGCCGCGACGCGCCATGCCCGCGCGGTGATGGTGATGGCGGCGTCGGACCGCGTCGACTTCACCTCTCCGATCCACGAAGGCGAGATGACCGAACTGGCTGCGCGGGTGAAGATGACCGGGCGCAGCTCAGTGCTGGTGCAGGTCGATCTGCTCGCCGAAAATCTGCTGACCGGCGAACGGCGTCAGGCGGCGACGGCTGCGTTCACGATGGTCGCGGTGGACGAGCATGGCAGGCCGAAGCCCGTCACGCCGCCTTGA
- the metE gene encoding 5-methyltetrahydropteroyltriglutamate--homocysteine S-methyltransferase, translated as MTVTVATLGFPRIGPRRELKFALENHWSGKSSEAELLEAAAGLRTAAWARQKALGADWLPSNDFSLYDHVLDTSVMLGAIPDRYGAADGEASLATYFAMARGTTGGSNESCAHGHSLTACEMTKWFDTNYHYMVPELAAGQKLALNRLKIVDEYREAKAQGFETRPVLLGPVTWLSLAKGRDVDPFDFLDEVLALYTVILGHLGQAGAEWVQIDEPVLALDLDDKQRKALTRAYAKLTRCGVKLMLATYFGALQDNLGFAAALPVAGLHVDLIRAPEQLDPLLKVAPKSLLLSLGVIDGRNVWRADLEAILDRIEPIAATRDLVLAPSCSLLHVPVDLALESKLDAEVKQWLAFAVQKIDELATLKRALNEGRAAVAQELAASSHAAKTRKSSIRIHDALVASRVASASPAMRNRRSDYPVRAQAQADLLKLPLFPTTTIGSFPQTAEVRNARAEHNRGNLDAASYYRFLQEETKRAIAWQEEVGLDMLVHGEFERNDMVQYFGEQLSGFAFTVNGWVQSYGSRCVRPPILYGDVSRPVAMTVEWWRYAQSLTNLPVKGMLTGPVTILNWSFVRDDQPRSVSCQQIALAIRDEVLDLETAGCEAIQIDEAALREGLPLRRGDWQHYLDWAVDCFRLSAAGVRDGTQIHTHMCYSEFNDILPSIGAMDADVISIETARSQMELLEGFAAFAYPAAIGPGVYDIHAPRVPGEPEMVELMRLAQQHLSPEQLWVNPDCGLKTRKWPEVKPAIEAMVAAARTLRAEALVEA; from the coding sequence ATGACCGTCACCGTTGCCACGCTCGGCTTTCCGCGCATCGGCCCACGCCGCGAACTGAAGTTCGCACTCGAAAACCACTGGTCGGGCAAATCGTCCGAAGCCGAATTGCTCGAAGCCGCCGCCGGGCTGCGCACCGCCGCATGGGCGCGGCAAAAGGCGCTGGGCGCCGACTGGCTGCCGTCGAACGATTTCTCGCTGTACGACCATGTGCTCGACACCAGCGTGATGCTGGGCGCGATCCCCGACCGCTATGGCGCGGCCGACGGCGAAGCAAGCCTCGCCACCTATTTCGCGATGGCACGTGGCACGACCGGCGGGTCGAATGAAAGCTGCGCGCACGGCCACAGCCTGACCGCGTGCGAGATGACCAAATGGTTCGACACCAACTATCACTATATGGTGCCCGAGCTGGCCGCGGGTCAGAAGCTCGCGCTCAACCGCCTGAAGATCGTGGACGAATATCGCGAGGCCAAGGCGCAGGGGTTCGAAACGCGCCCGGTGCTGCTCGGCCCGGTCACCTGGCTGAGCCTCGCCAAAGGCCGCGACGTCGATCCGTTCGACTTCCTCGATGAAGTCCTCGCGCTCTACACCGTGATCCTCGGCCATCTGGGACAGGCCGGCGCCGAATGGGTCCAGATCGACGAGCCGGTGCTGGCACTCGATCTCGACGACAAGCAACGCAAGGCACTGACCCGCGCTTATGCCAAGCTCACCCGCTGCGGCGTGAAGCTGATGCTCGCCACCTATTTCGGGGCGTTGCAGGACAATCTCGGTTTCGCGGCAGCGTTGCCGGTGGCCGGGCTGCACGTCGATCTGATCCGCGCACCCGAACAGCTCGATCCGCTGCTCAAGGTTGCGCCGAAGTCGCTGCTGCTCTCGCTCGGCGTGATCGATGGCCGCAATGTGTGGCGCGCCGACCTGGAAGCGATCCTCGACCGGATCGAGCCGATCGCGGCGACGCGAGACCTGGTCCTCGCCCCATCCTGCTCGCTGCTCCATGTGCCGGTCGATCTCGCGCTGGAGAGCAAGCTCGACGCCGAAGTGAAGCAATGGCTGGCCTTCGCGGTGCAGAAGATCGACGAACTGGCGACGCTGAAGCGCGCGCTCAACGAAGGGCGCGCCGCGGTCGCTCAGGAACTGGCCGCGTCAAGCCATGCGGCGAAGACCCGCAAATCCTCGATCCGCATTCATGACGCGCTGGTTGCCAGCCGCGTCGCCAGCGCCTCGCCCGCGATGCGCAACCGGCGTTCGGACTATCCGGTTCGCGCGCAGGCGCAGGCGGATCTGCTCAAGCTGCCGCTGTTCCCAACCACCACGATCGGATCGTTCCCGCAGACCGCCGAGGTGCGCAACGCGCGCGCAGAGCATAATCGCGGCAATCTCGACGCGGCATCCTATTACCGTTTCCTCCAGGAAGAGACCAAGCGCGCGATCGCCTGGCAGGAGGAAGTCGGGCTCGACATGCTCGTTCATGGCGAGTTCGAGCGGAACGACATGGTGCAATATTTCGGCGAGCAGCTTTCGGGCTTCGCCTTCACCGTGAACGGCTGGGTCCAGTCCTATGGCTCGCGCTGCGTCCGTCCGCCGATCCTCTATGGCGATGTGTCGCGCCCGGTAGCGATGACGGTCGAATGGTGGCGCTATGCCCAGAGCCTGACCAATTTGCCGGTCAAGGGGATGCTCACCGGCCCGGTGACGATCCTGAACTGGTCGTTCGTCCGCGACGATCAGCCGCGATCGGTCAGCTGCCAGCAGATCGCCCTCGCCATTCGCGATGAAGTCCTCGATCTCGAAACCGCCGGTTGCGAAGCGATCCAGATCGACGAAGCCGCGCTGCGCGAGGGTCTGCCGCTGCGCCGGGGCGACTGGCAGCATTATCTCGACTGGGCAGTCGATTGCTTCCGCCTGTCCGCCGCCGGGGTGCGCGACGGGACGCAGATCCACACCCATATGTGCTATTCGGAGTTCAACGACATCCTGCCGTCGATCGGCGCGATGGATGCCGATGTGATCTCGATCGAGACGGCGCGGTCGCAGATGGAGTTGCTCGAAGGCTTCGCCGCCTTCGCCTATCCCGCCGCGATCGGGCCGGGCGTGTACGACATCCACGCCCCGCGCGTGCCGGGCGAGCCGGAAATGGTCGAGCTGATGCGTCTGGCGCAGCAGCATCTTAGCCCCGAGCAATTGTGGGTGAACCCCGATTGCGGCCTCAAGACGCGCAAATGGCCCGAGGTGAAGCCCGCGATCGAAGCGATGGTCGCAGCGGCGCGTACGCTCCGCGCCGAAGCGCTGGTCGAGGCGTAA
- a CDS encoding metalloregulator ArsR/SmtB family transcription factor, which yields MQIQTDSDTLFRTLADPTRRALFERLCREGERTVGALTAQSGVSQPAVSKHLGVLKQAGLVRDRQAGRQTHYSAQLEALAPLTDWTARMTGFWEGRFDALEDLLKRMDQ from the coding sequence ATGCAGATACAGACCGATTCCGACACGCTGTTCCGAACGCTCGCCGATCCGACCCGGCGGGCGCTGTTCGAGCGGCTGTGCCGCGAGGGCGAGCGGACCGTGGGGGCGCTCACCGCGCAATCGGGCGTGTCGCAGCCCGCGGTGTCGAAGCATCTCGGGGTGCTGAAACAGGCCGGGCTGGTGCGTGATCGTCAGGCTGGGCGGCAGACCCATTATAGTGCGCAGCTCGAGGCGCTGGCGCCGCTGACCGACTGGACTGCCCGCATGACCGGTTTCTGGGAAGGGCGGTTCGATGCGCTGGAAGACTTGCTGAAGAGGATGGACCAATGA
- a CDS encoding SRPBCC domain-containing protein, with amino-acid sequence MNAAVETRTVTVERDLPFPAERIWRALTQPHLIAEWLMESEFSPVLDHRFSFSAEWGEVHCRVLEIETGRSLSYTWDGLGLESVVTWTLTPTDTGATLRMEQTGFRPDQLQAYHGAKAGWPRFLNKLEALLARID; translated from the coding sequence ATGAACGCCGCCGTCGAAACCCGCACGGTCACCGTCGAGCGCGATCTGCCTTTCCCGGCCGAGCGCATCTGGCGCGCGCTGACCCAGCCGCATCTGATCGCGGAATGGCTGATGGAAAGCGAGTTCAGCCCGGTGCTCGACCATCGTTTCAGCTTCAGCGCCGAATGGGGCGAAGTCCATTGCCGGGTTCTGGAGATCGAAACCGGCCGGTCGTTGTCCTACACGTGGGACGGCCTCGGTCTCGAAAGCGTGGTCACCTGGACGCTGACACCGACCGATACGGGCGCGACGCTGCGCATGGAGCAGACCGGATTCCGCCCCGATCAGCTTCAGGCCTATCATGGCGCCAAGGCCGGCTGGCCGCGCTTCCTGAACAAGCTCGAAGCGCTGCTGGCGCGGATCGATTGA
- a CDS encoding DUF1801 domain-containing protein, translating to MSDAPKLLSGGNPQIAKGEGDGPVQAYIAAMPGWKQAVGKRLDTLIERAVPGVRKAVKWNSPFYGAAGAEGWFLSYHCMTKYVKLAFFMGASLDPLPPGKSKQKDVRYLDIYEDDATSDDQLASWIRQASDLPGVKM from the coding sequence ATGAGCGATGCGCCGAAGCTGCTTTCGGGCGGCAATCCCCAGATCGCGAAGGGCGAGGGCGATGGCCCGGTACAGGCCTATATCGCCGCGATGCCCGGCTGGAAGCAGGCGGTCGGCAAGCGCCTCGACACGCTGATCGAACGCGCCGTTCCGGGCGTGCGCAAGGCGGTGAAATGGAATTCGCCCTTCTATGGCGCGGCGGGCGCGGAAGGCTGGTTCCTCAGCTATCACTGCATGACGAAATACGTGAAGCTGGCCTTCTTCATGGGCGCATCGCTTGATCCGTTGCCGCCGGGCAAGTCGAAACAGAAGGATGTGCGTTACCTCGATATCTACGAGGACGATGCGACCAGCGACGATCAGCTGGCGTCATGGATCAGGCAGGCAAGCGATCTGCCCGGGGTGAAGATGTGA
- a CDS encoding DUF1801 domain-containing protein — MTTEAAGETPTQLIDKRIADLGDWRGAMLARLRKIIHDADPEVIEEWKWRGVPVWSHAGIITTGETYKNVVKLTFAKGASLADPSRLFNSSLDGNVRRAIDFSEGAEIDEAALKALVLAAVALNLSKKPKRG; from the coding sequence ATGACGACGGAAGCGGCAGGCGAAACCCCGACGCAGTTGATCGACAAGCGGATCGCCGATCTGGGCGACTGGCGCGGCGCGATGCTCGCCCGGCTGCGCAAGATCATCCACGACGCCGATCCCGAAGTGATCGAGGAATGGAAGTGGCGCGGCGTGCCGGTCTGGTCGCATGCCGGGATCATCACCACCGGCGAGACCTACAAGAATGTGGTCAAGCTGACCTTCGCCAAGGGCGCGTCGCTGGCGGATCCCTCGCGGCTGTTCAATTCCAGCCTCGACGGCAATGTCCGTCGCGCGATCGACTTCAGCGAAGGCGCGGAGATCGACGAAGCGGCGCTCAAGGCGCTGGTCCTCGCAGCGGTGGCGCTGAACCTGTCGAAAAAGCCGAAGCGCGGCTGA
- a CDS encoding response regulator transcription factor, translating to MVSNPPMATPGNTRPAARARVIVVEDDASLRTYAAAVLADAPDIELVGEGECVAEGMALVGLAPDLALLDLGMPDGSGIEVLAALRREAPGCRVLVFTVFEDRASVINTLKAGADGYILKDTPPDQLLAHVRATIAGETPISARAASHLLSLVRDDPPEPDPKTDTPQLSPRERELLEYLARGLGRKEAARVMGISPYTVAEYVQGIYRKLQVRSRGEAVFEAIQAKLIRIDRD from the coding sequence ATGGTCAGTAATCCGCCGATGGCGACCCCCGGCAACACCCGACCTGCTGCGCGAGCGCGCGTGATCGTGGTGGAGGACGATGCCTCTCTGCGCACCTATGCCGCGGCGGTGCTGGCCGATGCGCCGGATATCGAACTGGTCGGCGAAGGCGAATGCGTCGCCGAGGGAATGGCGCTGGTCGGCCTTGCCCCCGATCTGGCCCTGCTCGATCTCGGCATGCCCGATGGCAGCGGGATCGAAGTGCTCGCTGCGCTGCGCCGCGAAGCGCCCGGCTGCCGCGTGCTGGTGTTCACGGTGTTCGAGGATCGGGCGAGCGTGATCAACACGCTGAAGGCCGGCGCCGATGGTTATATCCTGAAGGACACCCCGCCCGATCAGCTGCTGGCACATGTCCGAGCGACGATCGCGGGCGAAACCCCGATCAGCGCGCGCGCCGCCAGCCATTTGCTCAGCCTCGTTCGCGACGATCCGCCCGAGCCCGATCCGAAGACCGACACGCCGCAACTGTCGCCGCGCGAACGCGAGCTGCTCGAATATCTCGCGCGCGGGCTGGGGCGTAAGGAAGCCGCGCGGGTGATGGGCATCTCACCCTACACCGTCGCTGAATATGTTCAGGGCATCTATCGCAAGCTGCAGGTCCGCTCGCGCGGCGAAGCGGTGTTCGAAGCGATCCAGGCCAAGCTGATCCGCATCGACCGGGACTGA
- a CDS encoding autotransporter-associated beta strand repeat-containing protein, with amino-acid sequence MFQNRIRSHRKLALFATASLLTMLTATPALADCDPTPVTEPIGNITADGTLVSCTGANTAKTVVSNAGFVEVHVQPGATLDNSSVTLNGDLNSLNFAGGSTSNNLNFVSTGLNGQIIFANGSSANNLSASLTGDNNYIRILAGATVTAAPGNIYQSATPGGYSTFSLLGTLSATGNNGGAYLLTGGSTSQAYNIYGTLNAAPNGLLIDAGGGDDQIYLDAGAVIGGGTGNNLIFDGGSGDDRLLVEGGGTNNYGSVNIEQLFVAPGVGNTRVLTGTGDYSLVNLYAGTTSVANLAALGQSNSTVGIGFGGRLLLNLGSSASFDHALTGGGTIEQDGQTVTYTASGSSFSGTFRITSGTATIASSSAFGTAAIENNSALELTAITLGNTISGTGTVTKVGGSIGVLSGTNSYTGGTFVQGGTLSIANSDAVGTGLVTVGPGTTFDLNFATDQTFSNDITGPGSVSKNGAGIVTLTGTNDYSGGTVINAGGIRVDDLARLGTGPVTANTNAFLILDYNGAAPLVLSNPFLSGDGGFVKEGTGELELGGINGWTGGTAIRAGTLRMASADALGTGQIRVDAGAVLALGNTFSSPSVSNNISGAGTILIDTPGGAALYGDNSGFSGTIHLASINGYLYAQTSNALGTGTVNLGNASTLLEFDNPFNEILGTTLTGSGTFEKRGSGVLELTGTNSLTGNVDVRSGTLRVTSGANIGTAAVNLDSGALLNIETSSTVTFANTITGQGRLQKNGAGTVLLTGANSYSGGTDIFGGAIRVTDVAALGTGPVSVSSGAFLDLSIAGSATLNVTASGSGKLRKSDVGDLTLTSNALTGGVDIIGGRVIVHDVASLGSGPVTTAADTQIVFDLSGPPHVSSVSISGAGALTKNGSGLLVIQNANSFTGGTVINAGRIGLNDGGALGSGAILVQLGAILGIGDISLANSVTGGGQIIKTAGGNAVLTGTNTHSGGIDIQGGSVSVTGNGSLGTGTVTIGSGTQLNYTATGNLTFANALAGSGNFNKLGTGMLTFANPFSIGSLTVATGRVRINTVATTNATVASGATLDGTGRIVGNLTNNGVVAPGNSIGTLTVQGNYVHGSGSVLEIEFDGAGGIDLLSVTGSATLNGGTLRFISIGGAEGSGGTFLTATGGVTGTFATVETVGAQLPLAVIYQTNSAIMAPSVLTARPSTVNAQSFAAADTLLGFVDTIAEAPRSGEGSRLWLQGFGADGNRSASGTTLSYGHRSHGLSGGLIVPIGNGWSAGLSGGWAKGDIVLGANGGGGDQDSLLGALQIQYAGNGASFSAGFVAGKVDQDTLRNVSFNSFSAGVTGETKSSLIGGYVAADVRLGGAGGWDFGVSGRASLVRQSQDGYTESGSSPLRLTVGDIETTTIEGRAGLSAKRSFAGGVSFRLDTGARYLGATGDRRIPVTFAASNAGIVLQGDTRDGVQGYGAARLDWRVSDRVTLGIGYSGQVGQTDRHEGRAGLGIGF; translated from the coding sequence GTGTTTCAGAACCGCATTCGTTCGCACCGCAAGCTGGCCCTGTTCGCGACCGCGTCGCTCCTGACCATGCTGACCGCCACGCCCGCGCTCGCCGATTGCGATCCGACGCCGGTGACCGAGCCGATCGGCAACATTACCGCAGACGGCACCTTGGTTTCCTGCACCGGCGCGAATACCGCAAAAACCGTCGTTTCGAATGCTGGCTTCGTCGAAGTCCATGTCCAGCCCGGCGCGACGCTCGACAACAGCAGCGTCACGTTGAACGGCGACCTCAACTCGCTGAACTTCGCCGGCGGCAGCACGTCGAACAATCTGAACTTTGTCTCGACCGGCCTGAACGGACAGATCATCTTCGCCAACGGCTCGAGCGCAAACAATCTCAGCGCATCGCTGACCGGCGACAACAACTATATCCGCATCCTCGCGGGCGCGACCGTCACCGCCGCGCCGGGCAACATCTATCAGTCGGCCACGCCGGGCGGCTATTCGACCTTCTCGCTGCTCGGCACGCTGTCGGCCACCGGCAACAATGGCGGCGCCTATCTGCTGACCGGCGGATCGACCTCGCAGGCCTATAATATCTACGGCACGCTCAACGCCGCGCCGAACGGCCTGCTGATCGATGCCGGCGGCGGCGACGACCAGATCTATCTCGACGCCGGGGCGGTGATCGGCGGCGGTACCGGCAACAACCTGATCTTCGACGGCGGCAGCGGCGATGATCGCCTGCTCGTCGAAGGTGGCGGCACCAACAACTATGGCTCGGTCAATATCGAACAGCTCTTCGTCGCGCCGGGCGTCGGCAATACGCGCGTCCTGACCGGCACCGGCGACTATAGCCTGGTCAACCTGTATGCCGGCACCACCTCGGTCGCGAACCTCGCCGCGCTCGGCCAGTCCAATTCGACGGTCGGGATCGGCTTTGGCGGGCGGTTGCTGCTCAATCTCGGCAGTTCGGCCAGCTTCGATCATGCACTGACGGGCGGCGGCACGATCGAGCAGGATGGCCAGACGGTCACCTATACCGCCAGTGGCAGCAGCTTCTCCGGCACCTTCCGCATCACCAGCGGCACCGCGACCATCGCGTCGAGCAGCGCATTCGGAACTGCGGCGATCGAAAACAACAGCGCGCTCGAACTGACCGCGATCACGCTGGGCAACACGATCAGCGGCACCGGGACGGTCACGAAGGTCGGCGGAAGCATCGGCGTGCTCTCGGGCACCAACAGCTATACCGGCGGCACCTTCGTTCAGGGCGGTACGCTGTCGATCGCCAATTCGGACGCGGTCGGCACCGGTCTCGTCACCGTCGGCCCCGGCACGACGTTCGACCTGAACTTCGCGACCGATCAGACTTTCTCCAACGACATCACCGGACCGGGCAGCGTCTCGAAGAACGGCGCGGGGATCGTCACGCTTACAGGCACCAATGATTATTCGGGCGGAACCGTCATCAACGCCGGCGGCATCCGCGTGGACGATCTGGCGCGGCTCGGCACCGGGCCGGTGACCGCCAACACCAATGCGTTCCTGATTCTGGACTATAATGGCGCCGCGCCGCTGGTGCTGAGCAACCCGTTCCTCTCGGGTGACGGCGGCTTCGTGAAGGAAGGCACCGGCGAGCTCGAACTCGGCGGCATCAACGGCTGGACCGGCGGCACCGCGATCCGCGCGGGGACTCTGCGCATGGCTTCGGCCGACGCGCTCGGCACCGGCCAGATCCGCGTCGATGCGGGCGCGGTGCTGGCGCTGGGCAATACGTTCAGCAGCCCTTCGGTCAGCAACAATATCTCCGGCGCAGGCACGATCCTGATCGACACCCCCGGCGGCGCGGCGCTCTATGGCGACAATTCGGGCTTCAGCGGCACGATCCATCTCGCTTCGATCAACGGCTACCTCTACGCGCAGACCAGTAATGCGCTGGGGACCGGCACGGTCAATCTCGGCAACGCCAGTACGCTGCTCGAGTTCGACAATCCCTTCAACGAGATTCTCGGCACCACCCTGACCGGATCGGGTACGTTCGAGAAGCGCGGCAGCGGCGTGCTCGAGCTCACGGGCACCAACAGCCTGACCGGCAATGTCGATGTCCGCTCGGGCACGCTGCGCGTCACCAGCGGCGCGAATATCGGCACGGCGGCAGTCAATCTCGACAGCGGCGCCCTCCTCAACATCGAAACGAGCAGCACGGTGACGTTCGCCAACACGATCACCGGTCAGGGCCGCCTCCAGAAGAACGGCGCGGGCACGGTCTTGCTGACCGGCGCGAACAGCTATTCGGGCGGGACCGACATTTTCGGTGGCGCGATCCGCGTGACCGATGTCGCGGCACTTGGCACCGGGCCGGTCTCGGTCTCCAGCGGCGCGTTCCTCGATCTTTCGATCGCGGGTTCGGCGACGCTCAACGTAACGGCCTCCGGTTCGGGCAAGCTGCGCAAATCGGATGTGGGCGACCTGACGCTGACCAGCAACGCGCTGACCGGCGGCGTCGATATCATCGGCGGCCGCGTGATCGTCCATGACGTCGCGTCGCTGGGTAGTGGCCCGGTCACGACCGCAGCCGACACCCAGATCGTATTCGATCTGAGTGGGCCGCCGCATGTCAGCTCGGTTTCGATCAGCGGCGCGGGTGCACTGACCAAGAATGGCAGCGGCCTGCTGGTCATCCAGAATGCGAACAGCTTCACCGGCGGAACGGTGATCAACGCCGGGCGGATCGGCCTGAACGATGGCGGCGCGCTCGGCTCGGGCGCGATCCTCGTCCAGCTCGGCGCGATTCTCGGCATCGGCGACATCAGTCTGGCCAACAGCGTCACCGGGGGCGGACAGATCATCAAGACCGCGGGAGGCAACGCCGTCCTCACCGGTACGAACACGCATAGCGGCGGCATCGACATCCAGGGCGGTTCGGTCAGCGTCACCGGCAACGGCTCGCTCGGCACGGGTACGGTCACGATCGGATCGGGGACGCAGCTCAACTATACCGCGACCGGCAACCTGACCTTCGCCAACGCGCTGGCCGGTTCGGGCAATTTCAACAAGCTCGGCACGGGAATGCTGACCTTTGCCAATCCCTTCTCGATCGGATCGCTGACGGTTGCCACCGGGCGGGTGCGGATCAACACCGTTGCGACGACCAACGCGACCGTCGCTTCGGGCGCGACGCTGGACGGCACCGGGCGGATCGTCGGCAATCTGACCAACAACGGCGTGGTCGCGCCCGGCAACAGCATCGGCACGCTCACCGTGCAGGGCAATTACGTCCACGGCTCGGGATCGGTGCTCGAGATCGAGTTCGATGGAGCGGGCGGGATCGACCTGCTTTCGGTCACCGGCTCGGCGACGCTTAACGGCGGCACGCTGCGCTTCATCTCGATCGGCGGGGCGGAAGGGTCGGGGGGCACCTTCCTCACCGCCACGGGGGGCGTGACGGGCACCTTCGCCACGGTGGAAACGGTCGGCGCGCAATTGCCGCTGGCGGTGATCTACCAGACCAACAGCGCTATCATGGCGCCGTCGGTCCTCACCGCTCGCCCCTCGACCGTCAACGCCCAGTCCTTCGCCGCCGCCGACACGCTGCTCGGCTTCGTCGATACCATCGCCGAAGCGCCGCGATCGGGCGAGGGGAGCCGGTTGTGGCTGCAGGGCTTCGGCGCGGACGGCAATCGCAGCGCATCGGGCACCACCTTGTCCTATGGCCATCGCAGCCACGGCCTGAGCGGCGGCCTGATCGTGCCGATCGGCAATGGCTGGTCGGCCGGTCTGTCCGGCGGTTGGGCGAAGGGCGATATCGTCCTCGGCGCGAATGGTGGTGGCGGGGATCAGGACAGCCTGCTCGGCGCGCTGCAGATCCAGTATGCGGGCAATGGCGCGTCTTTCTCCGCCGGGTTCGTCGCGGGCAAGGTCGATCAGGATACGTTGCGTAACGTGAGCTTCAACAGCTTCTCGGCCGGCGTGACCGGCGAGACGAAGTCATCGCTGATCGGCGGCTATGTCGCCGCCGATGTCCGTCTGGGCGGCGCAGGCGGCTGGGACTTCGGCGTCAGCGGCCGCGCCAGCCTCGTTCGCCAGAGCCAGGACGGCTACACCGAAAGCGGCTCCAGTCCGCTGCGCCTCACTGTCGGCGACATCGAAACGACCACGATCGAGGGACGTGCCGGCTTGTCGGCGAAACGCAGCTTCGCAGGCGGGGTCAGCTTCCGCCTTGATACCGGCGCACGCTATCTCGGCGCGACGGGCGACCGCCGCATCCCGGTGACCTTCGCAGCGAGCAATGCGGGCATCGTCCTTCAGGGCGACACGCGCGACGGCGTTCAGGGCTATGGCGCCGCGCGGCTCGACTGGCGCGTGTCGGATCGGGTCACGCTGGGCATCGGCTATTCGGGACAGGTCGGCCAGACCGACCGTCACGAAGGCCGCGCAGGCCTGGGCATCGGCTTCTGA